Part of the Spinacia oleracea cultivar Varoflay chromosome 5, BTI_SOV_V1, whole genome shotgun sequence genome, ACAGTGCAGTCCCTGTAGAATTGACGCCCTCTCACCGCGTACAATGTGTCTTGGTTTCCCACAATGTGACAGTTGTATAGGACGGCGAAATCACTCACCACCCTTAGGGCTACGGCTTGGTGTCCATCGGGTCCTGCAGTGTTCTCAAATGTTATGTCCCTAGCCATGAACCCATCTCCAACAGCACCTGTAAAattcaaatataaataatacCAATTATATATTAGATaaccaaacaccaaaacgtACAGTACCTCTATAAaatcatatattatatatttatatgtgtATATACTTACCGACGGTGGAggtcttgaaagtttgaataccATCAGCAAAGCTCTTGCTCCCGGTGATGATAGTCTTGGTAGGTCCATCACCGACCAAAACGACATTTGTATGCTTCTTCTCGATGAGTACATACTCCTTGTAAGTACCAGCCTTAATGTATATGATGAAGGGTGTAGGGTTGTTCAATGGAACCTTTCCTACGGCTTCTCCAATGGTCTTGTACTGCCCTGAACCATCCTGAGCAACAGTAGCGTCAGGCTTGATTTGAGAAACAGGGACATCCATGATTTTGCGTTTTGGGTCGTTGACCCAAGCTGGCATCTCACCAGCAACCCACACACCCTTTCCTTCCTTAAGGAGACGTCTGTTAGCAGCAGAAGCAGCACCACTACCAGCATTATTACCGAGTGCACTAAGGTCAAGCCCGGGAATGTCAAGGTATTGAAGCATAGACTTGGCCTCAGTGATGATGTTCAATGCATTGCTGCTAAGCTCACGTGACACATTGAAGAAGCTGCGCATCTTAGTGCCTGCATCAGTGGTACAATTCTCAAACGCCTCGAAACAAACTTCTTGATAAGTAATGGCACCGCCAATCCAAATCCTTAAATCCTCAAGGAAGTCATCCACATTTTCCATAGTGAAGGCACCCATAGAATCTATGGTTCTATCAAGATCATTAATGGCATAACCAACGACTTCCTTACATATCTCCAAACCCTCGGCGGCACGAGGATCATCCTTAGCAGCCTTGATAGTGTTGGATTTCTCCAATGCTTTGGTTATTTCATCCTTAGCCACCCTAAATGCTGCCTGGACCAGCTGCTTCGGGTCAGTGGTGTTACCTGCAGAATTTGTCAACGTGCTCTCACAAGCTTGCTTGTAACGTGTTGGTTGACAAATGCTTTGGACTGCCTTTGTACCAGAGGCAATCTTGTG contains:
- the LOC110781344 gene encoding pectinesterase-like, translated to MAKSPIVIAISAICVVACVAAVTIGVSKFGQNDNDKASPKGGDDHKIASGTKAVQSICQPTRYKQACESTLTNSAGNTTDPKQLVQAAFRVAKDEITKALEKSNTIKAAKDDPRAAEGLEICKEVVGYAINDLDRTIDSMGAFTMENVDDFLEDLRIWIGGAITYQEVCFEAFENCTTDAGTKMRSFFNVSRELSSNALNIITEAKSMLQYLDIPGLDLSALGNNAGSGAASAANRRLLKEGKGVWVAGEMPAWVNDPKRKIMDVPVSQIKPDATVAQDGSGQYKTIGEAVGKVPLNNPTPFIIYIKAGTYKEYVLIEKKHTNVVLVGDGPTKTIITGSKSFADGIQTFKTSTVGAVGDGFMARDITFENTAGPDGHQAVALRVVSDFAVLYNCHIVGNQDTLYAVRGRQFYRDCTVSGTIDFIFGDAQAVFQNCKLFVRKPGPDQQCMVTAQGRTEEKGPGAFVFEGCTVSGEPDYKAVKDQFPAFLGRPWKEYSRTIFMYSNIDDSIAPQGWTEWRGTFALDTLFYAEYQNKGTGADTTKRVKWAGLKTLTAQQADGFTPAKLFVNGDKWIPQSGVPYAAGTFSAV